In Pseudomonas asiatica, the following are encoded in one genomic region:
- a CDS encoding LysR family transcriptional regulator: MKAPRVTLDQWRTLQAVVDHGGFAQAAEALHRSQSSVSYTVARMQEQLGVPLLRIDGRKAVLTEAGSVLLRRSRHLVKQASQLEDLAHHMEQGWEAEVRLVVDAAYPSARLVRALAAFMPQSRGCRVRLREEVLSGVEEVMHEGIADLAISSYSIGGYLGAELSAVEFVAVAHPEHSLHRLGRELTFQDLESQLQVVIRDSGRAQPRDVGWLGAEQRWTVGSLGTAATFVSSGLGFAWLPRHMIERELREGVLKPLPLDQGGSRHPLFYLYSSKEKTLGPATQILIDLLRNFDTAPLDVPFAAPPQA, from the coding sequence ATGAAAGCGCCGCGCGTAACCCTTGACCAGTGGCGAACCCTGCAGGCAGTGGTCGATCACGGCGGGTTTGCCCAGGCCGCCGAGGCACTGCACCGCTCGCAGTCATCGGTCAGTTACACCGTGGCCCGCATGCAGGAGCAACTGGGCGTGCCGCTGCTGCGTATCGACGGCCGCAAGGCGGTGCTCACCGAGGCCGGCAGTGTGCTGCTGCGCCGTTCGCGCCACCTGGTCAAACAGGCCAGCCAGCTCGAAGACCTTGCCCACCACATGGAGCAGGGCTGGGAAGCCGAGGTACGCCTGGTGGTCGATGCCGCCTACCCCAGTGCCCGCCTGGTCCGCGCCCTGGCCGCGTTCATGCCGCAGAGCCGTGGCTGCCGGGTGCGCCTGCGTGAAGAAGTGCTGTCTGGCGTCGAGGAAGTGATGCACGAAGGCATCGCCGACCTGGCCATCAGCAGCTACAGCATCGGCGGCTACCTGGGCGCCGAACTGAGCGCGGTAGAGTTCGTCGCTGTCGCCCACCCCGAACACAGCCTGCACCGCCTGGGCCGCGAACTTACCTTCCAGGACCTGGAAAGCCAGTTGCAGGTGGTAATCCGCGACTCCGGCCGCGCCCAGCCGCGCGATGTCGGCTGGCTGGGTGCCGAGCAACGCTGGACCGTCGGTAGCCTGGGCACTGCTGCTACCTTCGTCAGCAGCGGCCTGGGCTTTGCCTGGCTGCCCCGCCACATGATCGAGCGTGAGCTACGCGAAGGCGTGCTCAAGCCGTTGCCGCTGGATCAGGGTGGCAGCCGCCACCCACTGTTCTACCTTTATTCGAGCAAAGAGAAGACCTTGGGCCCGGCTACGCAGATTCTCATCGACCTGCTGCGCAATTTCGACACCGCGCCACTGGACGTGCCCTTCGCTGCCCCCCCGCAAGCCTGA
- a CDS encoding alpha/beta fold hydrolase, whose protein sequence is MAYFEHEGCTLHYEEYGQGEPLVLLHGLGSSCQDWELQVPVLSRHYRVILMDIRGHGRSDKPRDGYQIATFSADLLALLEHLHTGPVHIVGLSMGGMVAFQFAVDHPQWLRSLCIVNSAPEVKRRTRSDWVWWLKRWGLARLLSVETVGKGLAERLFPKPQQAELRHKMAQRWARNDKRAYLKSFDAIVDWGVQERIGQVHCPTLVIAADQDYTPIQLKERYVALMPHARLVVIDDSRHATPLDQPEVFNQTLLQFLAAASTSQGSLSPC, encoded by the coding sequence ATGGCCTATTTCGAACACGAAGGATGCACACTGCATTACGAGGAATACGGCCAGGGCGAACCCCTGGTATTGCTCCATGGCCTGGGCTCCAGCTGCCAGGACTGGGAGCTGCAGGTGCCGGTGCTCAGCCGCCACTACCGGGTAATCCTCATGGACATCCGCGGCCACGGCCGCTCCGACAAGCCACGCGACGGCTACCAGATCGCCACCTTCAGTGCCGACCTGCTGGCCCTGCTCGAACACCTGCACACCGGCCCCGTGCACATCGTCGGCCTGTCCATGGGTGGCATGGTCGCCTTCCAGTTCGCTGTCGACCACCCGCAGTGGCTGCGCAGCCTGTGCATCGTCAACAGCGCCCCCGAGGTCAAGCGCCGCACTCGCAGTGACTGGGTATGGTGGCTCAAGCGCTGGGGCCTGGCGCGCCTGCTCAGTGTCGAAACGGTCGGCAAGGGCCTGGCCGAGCGGCTGTTTCCCAAACCGCAGCAGGCCGAACTGCGGCACAAGATGGCCCAGCGCTGGGCACGCAACGACAAGCGTGCGTACCTCAAGAGTTTCGACGCCATCGTCGACTGGGGCGTGCAGGAACGCATCGGCCAGGTTCACTGTCCTACCCTGGTGATCGCCGCCGACCAGGATTACACCCCGATACAACTGAAAGAACGCTACGTCGCCCTGATGCCTCACGCCAGGCTGGTGGTCATCGACGATTCCCGGCACGCTACACCCCTCGACCAACCCGAGGTCTTCAACCAGACCCTGCTGCAGTTCCTTGCAGCCGCTTCCACCTCTCAAGGATCTTTGAGCCCATGCTGA
- a CDS encoding peptidylprolyl isomerase A — translation MLKKLLLTACSVAFATSVMASDKTPHVLLDTSFGQVEIELNAEKAPISTKNFLEYVDSGFYNNTIFHRVIPGFMVQGGGFTDQMVQKNTRAPITNEAGNGLQNTRGTLSMARTQDPDSATSQFFINVADNDFLNPGRDRGYAVFGKVTKGMEVVDQIVNSPTTIKKGMRDVPADPVYIKSAKRID, via the coding sequence ATGCTGAAAAAACTCCTGCTCACCGCCTGCTCGGTCGCCTTCGCCACCAGCGTCATGGCCTCCGACAAGACCCCGCACGTACTGCTGGACACCAGCTTCGGCCAGGTCGAAATCGAGCTGAATGCCGAGAAGGCACCGATCAGTACCAAGAACTTCCTCGAATACGTCGACAGCGGCTTCTACAACAACACCATCTTCCACCGTGTAATCCCGGGCTTCATGGTCCAGGGCGGCGGCTTCACCGACCAGATGGTGCAGAAGAACACCCGAGCCCCGATCACCAACGAAGCCGGCAACGGCCTGCAGAACACCCGTGGCACGCTGTCCATGGCCCGTACCCAGGACCCGGACTCGGCCACCAGCCAGTTCTTCATCAACGTGGCCGACAACGACTTCCTCAACCCTGGGCGTGACCGTGGCTATGCCGTATTCGGCAAGGTGACCAAGGGCATGGAAGTGGTCGACCAGATCGTCAATTCGCCGACCACCATCAAGAAAGGCATGCGCGATGTACCGGCCGATCCGGTCTACATCAAGTCGGCCAAA